The DNA window ACAGTTCCCGGGCGCTGTCGAGCAGGATTCTCCGGGTCCTTTCAGACCGTTCGGCGTTTGGTATGACGTCCGTCAAGAGCTTTTCTCTCTCTTTGTCTGTGCTTCGCCATCTAGCGGCAGCGCTACAAAAAAACAACTCCCCCGCCCAACCTCGCTGTCCAGCGATATCTGCCCTTTATGCAGCAACACAATCGAGCGGACCAGGGCCAAACCCAATCCCGTCCCACCCCGCGTCCGGGCGGCATCGGCCCGGTAGAACCGCCCAAAAACCTGCTCGCGGTCTTCCGCCGCGATACCGGGGCCGGTGTCTTGCACCTCTAGCCGAGCCTCATTTGCCTGCCGGGTCAGCCGCAGTTCAACCTGACCGCCGGCTGGCGTGTATTTAATCGCATTTTCCCCTAAATTGAAAATCAGCCGAAACAGCATGGATGTGTTGCCCGTGACCCACACGCTGGCAGGGCTGGTGATGGTGCAGTTCACGGCCTTGGGCTCGGCCAAGGCCAGCAGGGCCGGACGCACGTCTTCGAGCACCTCGGCCAGATTGACTGCGGTGTGCTCACGTTCGAGATGACCCGTGTCTGAACGGGCAAGAAAGAGCAGGTCATTCACCAGGCCACTGAGTCGGTCAACCTCTTCGAGACAACTGTTGAGGACTTGGTGATACGCCTTCTCAGTCTGAGACGCCCGTAGCGCAAGCTCTAGCTCGCCTTTCAAAATCGTCAGGGGAGTGCGCAGCTCATGGGCGGCGTCGGCGCTGAAGTGCCGAACCGCGCTAAAGGAGCTCTCCAGGCGGGCCAGCATATCGTTGAGGACGGTTGCCAGCCGGCCCAACTCATCGCTCTTGTCACGAGCCTCAAGCCGCTGCGACAAATCCTCGGCCTCAATCCGCCGGGCGGCCTCGACCATCGCATCGACCGGGGCCAGAGCACGCCGGGCCAGGAACCAGCCGCCAAGCGCCGCCCCGCCAAGCGCCAGCGGAGCCAAACCGAGCAGGACGAGCAGAAAACGCGAGCGGGCCGCTTCGGCGCTCTCCAGCGACATTGCCACCTGAATGAAGTTGCGCAAACGGCCACGCTCGAAGACGGGCACGGTCAGCAGGCGGACCGGAGCCGGAGAGATGTCCGGGAGGCTGATAGTGGTATAGGTGGAGCGGCCGTGTTTGGCGTTCTCCAGGGCTTGGGAGCTGATGGGAAACTGGAGCCGACCGCGCGGGGCGATCCGGGGGTCAGGCCGACCGAAGGGGTCGAGCATCCGAAAAGAACGGCGGGAAAACCCGGGGAAGAAGAAGGATTCGAGGACCTCGTCCAGCCCCGGCCCGAAACGGGGGGCGGTTCGGGTCGTCTCGGCAATCGCGCGCGCCACGGAGTTGAGCGACGCGTCGATATTTTCGTGCAAGCCCCGCTCAAGCAGCACCAGCGCGGCCAGCCCCAGCACGGTCAGCATGCCGGACAGCAGCGCCGTATACCACACCGTCAGACGGGATCTGAGGGTGCGGGGCCACAAAGGGAATCGTGGTAACAAGAAGATACCCATCGGACAACACGATGCCCTTTTACGCGTCGGGCTCCTTGAGCACATAGCCCACGCCCCGCACGGTGTGCAGGAGTTTGGGCTCAAAATCGGCGTCGATCTTCTTGCGCAGGTAATTGACATACACGTCGATCACATTCGTGAAGGTATCAAAATCCACCCCCCAGACGTGCTGAGCAATGAGGGCACGGCTCAACACCCGGCCGGGCCGACGCAGGAAAAATTCCAGCAGGGCAAACTCTTTGGCCGTCAGCTCAATGTGTTGCCCGGCCCGTGTTACGGCTCGCTCGGCCGGATTCAGTTGCAGGTCGGCGAGGCGGAGAATCGGGGGTTGGGCCGGCGCTCCCCGACGCAGCAGGGCTCTCACCCGGGCCACCAATTCCTCGAAAGCAAACGGTTTGGTCAGATAGTCGTCCGCTCCGCGGTCGAGGCCGGCCACGCGGTCGCTGACCGTATCCCGGGCGGTGAGCATGAGGATCGGGATGGACAGCCGCCGGCGACGTATCTCTTCGAGCACCGACCAGCCGTCCCGTTTGGGGAGCATGATATCGAGAATCAGCAGATCGTAGTCTTCCTCAAGAACGCACTCCAGACCGCGCTGGCCGTCAGCCGCAAGCTCAACCTGGTAGTGCTCGGCTTCGAGTCCGCGGCGGATGAAACTGGCGACCTTTTTCTCATCTTCGACGACTAAGATACGCATGGCTCAGCGCCTTTGCCCGTTGGTGCCGTTTGGGTGGTGGAGGGCAGACCCCCGTGCCTGCCCAAAGCCGTCGCACAAGCAAAAAGGGGTGGGAACCCCCACCCCTTTACCCCAGAACGGTGAACGATGATCTTTTGCTGATCAAGTGAGCAGCATCGTTCACCGTGCCGTGTGCACCCCTTATTTTCCCAGGGCGGCCAGGTTGCTCGTGGTGTAGGTGGAATCCGGAAAGCCCAGCTCATACTCGGTGTAGTAGCCCTTGGACTGCACGTCAAAGAAGCTGCCCCGGTTCTGTCGGACATCCTCACCAACACCCCAGAACGGATGGCGGACCGTCATGTCGCGCCCCGGCGTGTAGCCCATCTTGTCCATCCAGATGATGGTCTTCCAGTATTCGCCGGCCCGGTCGTACAGGGTTGTCCAGTAGGCCCAGTAGGCAAACTTGTCGATGTAGACAATCCGCCGTCCATAGGCGTAGTAGGGGTCCTTGGGCGTGGCTTCGACAACCCAGCAGGTCCGTTTGGCCAGCTTGAGGTTGGTCGGCGCCCAGGCTTTGCCGGTCCAGCCCGGTGTTTCATAGCCGTGCATGACCCGCTCTTCCGGCGACCAGGTGATACGGCCGACCTGACCTGGCGGAATCTCGCCCTTACTGCCGATATTGGCATCGTTGGAGGGCAGCTTTTTCGGCGCCGCGACACCGGGCAGTATGGCTTTTTCGATGCCGGTTGGCGCAATCGGCACCAGCATCTCCTGGATACCGATCAGATTCCAGTTCATATACTGGATTTTCCCGGCCCAGCCGTAGGGATCGTCACGGGCGATGATGGAGCCGAACAGCCCCTCGGACGAGTTCGAGGCGGTCAGCCGCCGCACACGGCGGATGGTTGGCACGAAGGCCCAGATGGACTGCCATTTCTCCGGGTCGGTGAACCAGTACTCCAGGGTCGAGACGCCCACCACGTCGTACGGGGCAACCCCGAAGATGATGTCTTTGAGGTAGGTTTCGTCGGGATTTTCCATCGGACCGGAGTGGCGTCCGATATACCAGGTCGCGTAGGCGCCGAATTCGACCGAACGGTCAAAACCGGCCGGCGTACACCATTTGATCGACAGGAACCAGTACACATCGTCGATCTGGAAACGGGCGACCTGGTGGTTGTACATGATCCTGTAGGGGATGGTCGGGTCTTTTGACAGCTCGGCCTGCCAGTTGTCCTGGGTGAGTGCAGCGCTGAGGCCCGGAAACGGAAAGCCGTACCAGAACTTGGGCCAGGTCTGGCTGGCCGTCTCATACATGTGACCAGTGTCCGTCACATAGTATTTTCCGGCGTTGGCCTCGGAACCGGCTTTGAACTTTGTGCTGTACTGGAACTGCTCGTCGGTGACCTCAATGATTTCTGCGGCATAGTCACCGGCACAGAACTTTTCCGTCACAAAGTCCGGCAGCATGCTGCGGGCTTCCTCGCAGTTCGAGCTGTCGAGCTTATCGCCAGGGTTGAGGTCAGCGACAGCCGGACTCGCGGCAAGGGCAAGGGCAACGGCCAGCCCCCATCTGATCAAACGTGAACACGACATGTAAAACTCTCCTTGTTGGTGTTTTCCGCGCAACATATACAAAGAAAGGGTGCTCGTGACAACAACGGAGGTCATAGGGGTGTCACGAGCACCTTTCAAGAAGGGGGACTGCGACCTGCCGGGGCGTGCTCAGACCAGACTCGTACCACATCCAAAGACAATCCTCTGCTCGCCTGCTTTATTCCCGATTTGCTTCCCTTTCCTCACCCGACGTGCTAGGGGGCGTGGTGTGGAGCGTCTTTCTCAAGGAGAAGCCTATGGCCTACCGTCCGACACTCATGGGTACGCGGGGCATGGTTGCCACCGAACATTATCTGTCAAGCCAGGCCGGGCTACGCATGTTGCAGGCCGGGGGGAACGCCTTTGACGCAGCCGTGGCGGCAACCCTGGCCGAGGGCGTGCTCAACCCCCATATGCATACCTTCGGCGGGGAGCTGTCGGCCCTGGTGTATACTGCGGCTGACGGGCGGGTGGCGGCGATTAACGGGAACACGGTTGCCCCCCGGGCGGCAACGATTGAGTGGTTTCGGGAACACGATATTCCGCTGATCCCGTTCAACGGCGTTGAAGCGGCCGGTCCGTGTGCCGCTCCCGATGCGTTGCTCGGCGTCCTCCAGCGCTTTGGCACGCTGCGCTTCAGCCAAGTCGTGGAACCGGCCCTGGAACTGGCCGAGGACGGCTTTCCGCTCCATACCGCGCTGCGCGGCCCGGCTCCGGCGTATATGCAAATGGATTTCTCGATTGCCGGCAATGCGGAGCGTTTTCGTAGCAAATGGCCGTCTTCGGCCAAGGTCTATCTGCCGGACGACCGCCTGCCCGAGGTAGGAGAGATCCTCAAAAATCCAGACCTGGGACGGACCTTCCGGCGCCTGATGAAGGCCGAGCAGGACGCCCAGGCGGGCGGGCGTGAGGCCGGGCTGGAGGCGGCCCGGGACGCCTTTTATCGAGGAGAAATCGCGCAGATTATCGAGGAACACTGCAAAGCCCACGGCGGGCTGGTCACCGCCCAGGATCTGGCCGCGTTTCGGACTAGGGTCGAAGAGCCGGTCTCGTATACCTACCGTGGTTACGAGGTGTACAAGTGCGGCCCGTGGAGTCAGGGGCCGGTGTTTCTGCAACAGTTGGCGCTCCTGGAGGGCTATGACTTGGGCAGCCTGGGCCATAACAGCGCCGACTATATTCATACGGTGGCTGAAAGCCTGAAGCTCGCCTTTGCCGACCGCGAACAGTATTACGGCGACCCGAAATTTGTCGATGTCCCGCTGCACAGCCTGCTGTCCGAAGCGTATGCAGCCCAACGTCGTATCCTGATTGACCCCCACCACGCCTCGCACGACCAACGGCCGGGCGACCCCCATACCGGGGTGGCGCTGCTGGAGGGCCAAGAGGTGTTTGCCGCCCGCAACTGGGGACCGGGGACCGTGTACGTGACGGTGGTCGACGCCCAACGCAATATGGCCTCCTTTACCCCCAGCGGGGCCTGGATTCCGTCTTCTCCAGTGATTGACGGCCTTGGTTTCCCGCTGGGCACCCGGGTCCAGACCTTCTTCCTCGACCCGCGCCATCCCAACGCCCTGCTTCCCGGCAAACAGCCGCGCACCACCCTGACGCCAAGTCTGGTGCTACGCAAGGGTGAACCCTATCTGGTCTTTGGCACGCCCGGAGGCGACCAGCAGGATCAGTGGACCCTGCAATTCTTCCTGAACATGGTCGATTTCGGCATGGAGGTCCAAGACGCGATTGAAGCCCCGCGCTTCTCCTCAGCCCATTTTCCGTCGAGCTTCTTTCCGCATAATGCCGCGCCCGGCCTGCTCCGCCTCGAAGGCCGTATCCCGAGTCAGGTCCGCCAGCAGCTTGAGACGCGGGGCCATACCATCGAGATCAGCGGAGACTGGAGCGAGGGCGACGTGCTCGGAATCTGTGTCGATCTGAAACACGGCATCGTCAAAGGCGGGGCAGACCTGCGCGGTGAACACAGCAAGCGCATGCCGTCGTATGTCATGGGCTGGTAGACCGCCGCCCGCCTGAGACCGGGCGACTGTACGCTGAATGGACGCTCAGTCATTTTTTCTTGACACAATAGAAGTCAGAGAGTAAGCTAAGTCACTGTATTTGCCTGTTTTCAGAGTCGTTGACCACAACACGGACATCCGGGGCGGCAGCATGGCGGTCTACACCGTCCTCAAGCGAAGAACACTGGAAAGCCTCATCAAACCCTATGAGCTGGGGGAGCTGTCGGCCTTCTGTGGCGTCGCTACCGGCTCCGTCAATACCTACTACCGTCTCGAATTCGGCAAAAGCAAATTCTTTCTCAAGATAGACGAGGTCAAGGACGCCGAGCAGGCGCAGCGCGAGATTGAACTGCTCGCCTTTCTGCGGACCAAGGGCATCGCCTGTCCGAGGCCGATTGCCGACCAAAACGGTCTGCTGCTGCGTGAACACAGAGGCAAGGTCGTGTCGGTGTACGCCGCCCTGTCCGGCAAGNNNNNNNNNNNNNNNNNNNNNNNNNNNNNNNNNNNNNNNNNNNNNNNNNNNNNNNNNNNNNNNNNNNNNNNNNNNNNNNNNNNNNNNNNNNNNNNNNNNNNNNNNNNNNNNNNNNNNNNNNNNNNNNNNNNNNNNNNNNNNNNNNNNNNNNNNNNNNNNNNNNNNNNNNNNACGATGAGCTGGCCCACCATGAGGAGTATCTCGAAGAGCGGCTGCCAAAGGGCATCATCCATGGCGACCTGTTTGCCGACAACCTGCTGTTCCGGGGCAAAAAGGTGTCTGGGGTGCTCGATTTTGAGGCTGCGGCACAGGGAAAACTGATCAGCGACTTGGCCACCGCGGTGAATGCCCTGTGCTATCTGGACGGGCGTTACCACCTCGACCGCTTCAACGCCCTGATTGACGGCTACCAGGAAATGCGGACCCTGGCGCTGGTCGAGTGGGACGCCTTTCCCAATGAACTGCGGTTTTCGGCCCTGCGTTTCACCGTCACCCGGCTGAAGGATTTTGTCTTTCGCAGCGTCAACCGTAAGCGGCGGGTCCACAAGGACTACCAGGACTTTCTGGACCGCTTGGCCGTCCTGCGTCGCGAGCGCCAGGGCGGTATGGACAAGCTGCTGCTGGCCATGGCAACCGGCTACGACTATCGCAAGTACCAGAAGGTGCAGTGAGTCCGGCCCCGGGGAGTAGACAAAACGCCCCGATCAGACTACTGCTGGCTGCCAGACCCTCCGACTCCGCTATCCGAGGCAGTAGCTGTGTTCAAAAAAATTCTGATCGCCAACCGTGGGGAAATCGCTGCCCGCGTCGCCCGCAGCTGTCAGGAGATGGGCATCGCGGCCGTGGCGGTGTATTCCGAGGCCGACCTGTCTTCTCCCCATCTGCACGCGGCTGACGAAGCGGTGTGTATCGGCCCGGCGCCCGCCACCGAAAGCTACCTGAACGGCGCGGCGATTATTGCCGCCGCCCAACACACCGGCGCCCAGGCGATTCATCCGGGCTACGGGTTTCTGTCGGAAAACGCCGCATTCGCCCAGCAGGTGCACGAGGCCGGTTTGACCTTTATCGGGCCGGCGCCGCAATCCTTGTCGGCCGT is part of the Desulfurellaceae bacterium genome and encodes:
- a CDS encoding HAMP domain-containing protein, translated to MWPRTLRSRLTVWYTALLSGMLTVLGLAALVLLERGLHENIDASLNSVARAIAETTRTAPRFGPGLDEVLESFFFPGFSRRSFRMLDPFGRPDPRIAPRGRLQFPISSQALENAKHGRSTYTTISLPDISPAPVRLLTVPVFERGRLRNFIQVAMSLESAEAARSRFLLVLLGLAPLALGGAALGGWFLARRALAPVDAMVEAARRIEAEDLSQRLEARDKSDELGRLATVLNDMLARLESSFSAVRHFSADAAHELRTPLTILKGELELALRASQTEKAYHQVLNSCLEEVDRLSGLVNDLLFLARSDTGHLEREHTAVNLAEVLEDVRPALLALAEPKAVNCTITSPASVWVTGNTSMLFRLIFNLGENAIKYTPAGGQVELRLTRQANEARLEVQDTGPGIAAEDREQVFGRFYRADAARTRGGTGLGLALVRSIVLLHKGQISLDSEVGRGSCFFVALPLDGEAQTKREKSS
- a CDS encoding response regulator transcription factor; the protein is MRILVVEDEKKVASFIRRGLEAEHYQVELAADGQRGLECVLEEDYDLLILDIMLPKRDGWSVLEEIRRRRLSIPILMLTARDTVSDRVAGLDRGADDYLTKPFAFEELVARVRALLRRGAPAQPPILRLADLQLNPAERAVTRAGQHIELTAKEFALLEFFLRRPGRVLSRALIAQHVWGVDFDTFTNVIDVYVNYLRKKIDADFEPKLLHTVRGVGYVLKEPDA
- a CDS encoding DUF1329 domain-containing protein; this encodes MSCSRLIRWGLAVALALAASPAVADLNPGDKLDSSNCEEARSMLPDFVTEKFCAGDYAAEIIEVTDEQFQYSTKFKAGSEANAGKYYVTDTGHMYETASQTWPKFWYGFPFPGLSAALTQDNWQAELSKDPTIPYRIMYNHQVARFQIDDVYWFLSIKWCTPAGFDRSVEFGAYATWYIGRHSGPMENPDETYLKDIIFGVAPYDVVGVSTLEYWFTDPEKWQSIWAFVPTIRRVRRLTASNSSEGLFGSIIARDDPYGWAGKIQYMNWNLIGIQEMLVPIAPTGIEKAILPGVAAPKKLPSNDANIGSKGEIPPGQVGRITWSPEERVMHGYETPGWTGKAWAPTNLKLAKRTCWVVEATPKDPYYAYGRRIVYIDKFAYWAYWTTLYDRAGEYWKTIIWMDKMGYTPGRDMTVRHPFWGVGEDVRQNRGSFFDVQSKGYYTEYELGFPDSTYTTSNLAALGK
- a CDS encoding gamma-glutamyltransferase family protein, coding for MAYRPTLMGTRGMVATEHYLSSQAGLRMLQAGGNAFDAAVAATLAEGVLNPHMHTFGGELSALVYTAADGRVAAINGNTVAPRAATIEWFREHDIPLIPFNGVEAAGPCAAPDALLGVLQRFGTLRFSQVVEPALELAEDGFPLHTALRGPAPAYMQMDFSIAGNAERFRSKWPSSAKVYLPDDRLPEVGEILKNPDLGRTFRRLMKAEQDAQAGGREAGLEAARDAFYRGEIAQIIEEHCKAHGGLVTAQDLAAFRTRVEEPVSYTYRGYEVYKCGPWSQGPVFLQQLALLEGYDLGSLGHNSADYIHTVAESLKLAFADREQYYGDPKFVDVPLHSLLSEAYAAQRRILIDPHHASHDQRPGDPHTGVALLEGQEVFAARNWGPGTVYVTVVDAQRNMASFTPSGAWIPSSPVIDGLGFPLGTRVQTFFLDPRHPNALLPGKQPRTTLTPSLVLRKGEPYLVFGTPGGDQQDQWTLQFFLNMVDFGMEVQDAIEAPRFSSAHFPSSFFPHNAAPGLLRLEGRIPSQVRQQLETRGHTIEISGDWSEGDVLGICVDLKHGIVKGGADLRGEHSKRMPSYVMGW
- a CDS encoding fructosamine kinase family protein translates to MAVYTVLKRRTLESLIKPYELGELSAFCGVATGSVNTYYRLEFGKSKFFLKIDEVKDAEQAQREIELLAFLRTKGIACPRPIADQNGLLLREHRGKVVSVYAALSGK
- a CDS encoding phosphotransferase, whose amino-acid sequence is DELAHHEEYLEERLPKGIIHGDLFADNLLFRGKKVSGVLDFEAAAQGKLISDLATAVNALCYLDGRYHLDRFNALIDGYQEMRTLALVEWDAFPNELRFSALRFTVTRLKDFVFRSVNRKRRVHKDYQDFLDRLAVLRRERQGGMDKLLLAMATGYDYRKYQKVQ